A part of Desulfovibrio sp. TomC genomic DNA contains:
- a CDS encoding glycosyltransferase, whose product MPGLTVVIPAYNAAATLPDTLVALAAQSIGRENFAVIVVDDGSRDDTAAVAARLGATVIRQPNAGPAAARNAGAAAADGNILVFTDADCAPAPDFLAKLTAPLADPAVSGVQGAYRTRQKALVARFAQLEFEDRYAFVARRPTIDLIATYAAAYRKAVFDAASGFDTSFCVADNEDTELSYRLAAAGHRLVFAPDALAYHRHPATLFRYLRIKARRACWRFRACREHPGKLVCDGYTPPVIRVQTVLAGLLALGFLLWPLSRAGWWLAGLALAALLGSAVPFVRFAARRDRLVAVVAPAVIVARSLAFAGGLAWAVAARLAAMAVTRPASEKAAVPPPTASKKTQLSPAPPKKIGIDLHTVGGIRQGSRTYIAALAARLPAAAPDLDFVFYVTPAGRDEARRLAGGAPNVTIRDIPAGRFARLVFPFPWRLRREVDVFHCQYIAPLALTVPCVITLHDILFETMSQFFPKGLSRLMRLLYPRSARRAAMVLTVSDYCRSEIVGCYGVAPDRVAFVHSGLDTAFSPVTDPAALAEMRRRLGIPDGPYILSLGRIEPRKNLPGLVAAYRLVRERLGAPAPWLVVAGPDDGLFADFGRQVRESGGGEGIVFCGGVAQAELPALYSGAAVFAYPSFGEGFGLPVLEAMGCGAPVVATTSPAVPEVAGDAALFVVPTDTAGLAEALMRVVADPELAANLRARGLARAACFTWDGAVALALAAYRRAAAGLTLRQSPALRRTAPGTRP is encoded by the coding sequence ATGCCCGGCCTGACCGTCGTCATCCCGGCCTATAACGCCGCCGCCACCCTGCCGGACACCCTGGTGGCCCTGGCCGCCCAGAGCATCGGGCGGGAGAACTTTGCCGTCATCGTGGTGGACGACGGCTCCAGGGACGACACCGCCGCCGTGGCCGCGCGCCTGGGCGCAACTGTCATTCGCCAGCCAAATGCCGGGCCGGCTGCCGCCCGAAACGCCGGAGCTGCGGCAGCGGACGGCAACATTCTGGTCTTTACCGACGCCGACTGCGCCCCGGCCCCGGATTTTTTGGCGAAGCTTACCGCCCCCCTGGCCGACCCGGCCGTGTCCGGCGTCCAGGGAGCTTACCGCACTCGCCAAAAGGCGCTGGTGGCCCGGTTTGCCCAGCTCGAATTCGAGGACCGCTACGCCTTCGTTGCCCGCCGCCCGACCATCGACCTTATCGCCACCTACGCCGCCGCCTATAGGAAGGCCGTTTTCGACGCGGCCAGCGGCTTTGACACGTCCTTTTGCGTGGCCGACAACGAGGACACCGAATTGTCCTACCGGCTGGCCGCCGCTGGGCACAGGCTGGTCTTTGCCCCGGACGCCCTCGCCTATCACCGCCACCCGGCCACGCTTTTCCGCTATCTGCGCATCAAGGCCCGGCGGGCCTGTTGGCGGTTTCGGGCCTGCCGGGAGCATCCGGGCAAGCTTGTGTGCGACGGGTACACTCCGCCTGTCATCCGGGTGCAGACCGTGCTGGCCGGCCTTTTGGCCCTGGGGTTCCTCCTGTGGCCGTTGTCCCGGGCCGGGTGGTGGCTGGCCGGCCTAGCCCTGGCCGCGCTCCTGGGGAGCGCCGTGCCCTTTGTCCGGTTTGCCGCCCGGCGCGACCGGCTGGTGGCCGTCGTTGCCCCGGCCGTCATCGTGGCCCGTTCCCTGGCCTTTGCCGGAGGGCTGGCCTGGGCTGTAGCCGCCAGACTGGCCGCCATGGCCGTCACAAGGCCTGCCAGTGAAAAAGCAGCTGTCCCCCCACCCACAGCATCGAAAAAGACCCAACTCTCACCAGCACCGCCCAAAAAAATAGGGATTGATTTGCATACGGTGGGGGGGATCCGGCAGGGGTCGCGCACCTATATTGCCGCCCTGGCCGCCCGGTTGCCGGCGGCCGCGCCAGACCTGGATTTCGTCTTTTACGTCACCCCGGCTGGCCGCGACGAAGCCCGCCGTCTGGCCGGGGGCGCCCCAAACGTGACCATCCGCGACATCCCGGCCGGCCGCTTTGCCCGGCTGGTGTTCCCGTTCCCCTGGCGGCTTCGCCGCGAGGTGGACGTTTTTCACTGCCAGTATATCGCGCCGCTTGCGCTAACCGTACCCTGCGTGATCACGCTCCACGACATTCTCTTCGAGACCATGTCGCAGTTTTTCCCCAAGGGGCTTTCCCGGCTGATGCGCCTGCTCTATCCGAGAAGCGCCCGGCGGGCAGCCATGGTGCTGACGGTTTCGGACTATTGCCGGAGTGAGATCGTGGGCTGCTATGGCGTGGCCCCGGACCGCGTGGCCTTTGTCCATTCCGGACTGGATACGGCATTTTCGCCAGTGACCGATCCCGCCGCCCTGGCCGAGATGCGCCGTCGCCTGGGCATCCCGGACGGGCCGTACATCCTGTCGCTCGGGCGCATCGAACCACGCAAGAACCTGCCTGGCTTGGTCGCAGCCTACCGGCTGGTGCGGGAGCGTCTGGGCGCGCCGGCTCCCTGGTTGGTCGTGGCCGGCCCGGATGACGGCCTTTTTGCCGATTTCGGCCGGCAGGTCCGAGAGAGCGGCGGCGGGGAGGGCATCGTTTTTTGCGGCGGCGTGGCCCAGGCCGAGCTGCCGGCGCTTTACTCCGGGGCGGCGGTCTTTGCCTATCCGAGCTTTGGCGAGGGTTTTGGACTGCCGGTCCTGGAGGCCATGGGCTGCGGCGCGCCGGTGGTGGCCACCACCAGTCCGGCCGTGCCCGAGGTGGCCGGCGACGCGGCCCTTTTTGTCGTTCCGACCGACACGGCCGGGCTGGCTGAGGCGCTTATGCGGGTTGTCGCCGACCCGGAGCTGGCGGCGAATCTGCGCGCCCGGGGACTTGCCCGGGCAGCGTGTTTTACCTGGGACGGGGCGGTGGCCCTGGCGCTTGCCGCCTACCGCAGGGCTGCGGCCGGCCTCACTCTACGCCAAAGCCCAGCGTTGCGTCGCACTGCCCCGGGCACTCGGCCGTAA